From a single Brassica napus cultivar Da-Ae chromosome C9, Da-Ae, whole genome shotgun sequence genomic region:
- the LOC106429097 gene encoding uncharacterized protein LOC106429097, with protein sequence MKNSEMRPPGSEPLPEAHKAEKKDPKESNHVYNERRTHGRGRGGYKGRGGRDNYAYVRGYGNHNNRGRGSNYGRGRANFGRGRGGISKSSYSTKSVCHRCGMSNHWAKNCRTPKHLCELYQESLKNKKPEAHMVHDNGYDADYDFDHEKDDPMDHETSDCLKD encoded by the coding sequence atgaagaacagtgagatgagacctccaGGATCAGAACCATTACCAGAAGCTCACAAAGctgaaaagaaagatcccaaagaaAGCAACCACGTCTATAATGAGAGAAGAACACACGGCAGAGGCCGTGGTGGGTACAAGGGACGTGGTGGCCGTGACAATTATGCTTATGTTCGTGGATatggaaaccacaataaccgtggtcgtggttccaactATGGCCGTGGAAGAGCCAATTTTGGCCGCGGTCGAGGCGGTATATCTAAGTcgtcttactcgaccaaatcTGTTTGTCACAGGTGCGGGATGAGtaaccattgggccaagaattgtAGAACCCCTAAACATCTATGTGAACTATATCAAGAGAGTCTTAAGAACAAGAAACCAGAAGCTCATATGGTTCACGACAATGGGTATGATGCTGATTATGATTTCGACCATGAAAAGGATGATCCAATGGATCACGAGACATCCGATTGTCTTAAAGACTAA